The Hydractinia symbiolongicarpus strain clone_291-10 chromosome 2, HSymV2.1, whole genome shotgun sequence genomic sequence TAAGAGCAATTTAGAAGCTGAGCCTGTTGGCAATTTTCACAGCGATTGTTGAAATTTGGTATTGTTATACAAAAGAATTGTGGGTAAAccacatattttttatgtttgtgaaGTTAACGCTATAATCTTTTATCTCTGGTTGCTGTAAAGAAAGAAACTACCAAGTCCTTGGAATTGCTTTTTTACTTGAGATCTTTTTTTGATAaacaaataatttctttttttagtgcACCTCCTCCAGctccaaaaattttaaaaaggtatGTTTTTGGTATATTAAGATAAGGATGGAAAACCAATAATTCATGTAGTCTCTCTTTCAGGCATTTTCTCCTGTAGGAATCACATACACCATTTTCAAGTTATGACGAAATAGAACATATAAGCTGCTGCCAAATTAGCAAAAAGTGTTATGTTTAATTTGTGTTGATTTcatttactagtcgataaagcccgtgtaaaaatccactgaggcaaaataaaaatgaaaaaaacccaaaaaatgttttaagaaatttgtatacctgttgcctttattgtatagatcttaaaacgctgatcaaaaaaatgtataggatcgtgtacttttgagaaACATTGCAGAAATAttgggtttaaaggttttttgatgacatcatcaacctgtccattctgaaacggttttggggacccaggtttagaaaaattacccaaattggtcctaggtggtccctagttacccacacagtgaaaaatcattgacatcaccaccttgtttccaagttattggCCTGAACGTTTtaggtgcattgtaatggcttcattaatttaatataagatattgacgttacaGTAGTTTATTGACGTCGCTCCTTAACGTCAGGAAATTTGAcgtattagacatgcattttttggcaccatcaaaggaaaatgaacacattcactttgcctgttacggacAGACACAGTCCCTGTGTTATTATATAGATTCATGTAGAAgataaattttttgaataatttaaagtagtgttataaTTCACTAGAAAAGGTCAAAATAAAGGCATGAAACACTCAGTAAAAAGTTCGAAACACAACTAAATGTAACTTTAAACATATCATCAAAATCATAAGTTAAACAGCCAATCAAAGGAAATATAATTTTCTTTAGCAATTGGGAGTTGTTTAATGTTCTTAATTGTTACAAGAAACatcaaatcaaaattataaacgCTTCTCAAATTGAACTACCTTGCGTTTGAAAAAACAGAATCCTTGTTttcttaaataatatttttcttgcaGATATTTTAATTGCCTGAAGCCTCATAGAAAATTTAAAGCACTCACAAAATATACACCATATTGCACTTGGTGCAATGCAATAACTAGTACCCTAGAGAATAGAGCTTTGTCCTTTAATACCTGACATACCAAACTAAcatttaattaaactgactgtTTTAAACACTAATGTGTTGTTGATAGAGAATAATTTATACATGCGTGTGAACaccaaaaaaatgcaataaataaCAAGCAGTCATTTATTATATAGAATATTACACAATCATAATTCTTCTTTCTAGACGAGAATCAAAGTCACCAGAGCGTTCTTCCAAACGAAGCAGTAGGTAGGTCAAAAAGAACAATTGTGCGGAGCTTTACatagttttaaataaaagtcTTACTTATAGTTGTAGGTTCAGCTATGAATGATGATGGTTAAGTTTTATGAGGGTAATCTTTACCCTCTTAAAATGTAATAAGTTTGAAATAAATTAATATAAAGCAAGCATTCGTTCTGACAGTTTTCTGCTTTTGTTACTCCACTAAATGTATCCTATCCTACGCTACCATGCATGTTTTTCAAAGCAAGTACATTGTATATGTCTGTCTAcaacaataaaatatatgtCTGTCCAAGTATTTTTTGATGTTGGAGACAGTAATTATGACACTTATATGTCTGATGTAGTGTAAATATTGTGCCAACATATATATCCTTAGTTCAATCAGATataagttgtttgcaatttttttttattaatatttatggTCTGTTTACATCTTTCCATGAGCACATATATAATGTTATATGTGGTGTTTTTTAGCATAATATCTAAATTAAAGATAAAATACATCTAACTTAAATCCAGTTTTGTCTTGTGTTTTTGCCCAAACTGGTTTATTGTTGTCTCTTGCATTAAATGTTAATGTTTTTAGAATTCCttttttatctcatttattttattaaatcaGCTCACAGTTTTTTTAATGGGGAATCAGGTTAATACCAGCATACCATTTTTTCTTCAGAAGGATTTCTAGACTTATGTACAAAATTTAACCATCACACTTTTTGAAATTTATAGCCCAATTTTTTTCTGTGTAACTGTGGAAGCAGTTAATGGCTCAGCTGTTATATGTACGTTAAAGATATTGCTATCTAGATATTGCCATTGTTCAAGCACTGAAACACTGGTGAAAGTAATGCTGCTTAAAATTATAAGTCAATGTTGTTATTGAATGTATTAATAGTAAaatagaatttagataaattttaaaacagtcCGTTTAATAATAAATTGAGCTTAACAGCCATCAAAATACTGCTAAATGTTTTGCTCTTATAGTGGATGATGCTATGATGTGTGTGTGTTATTGTTTTGGTATATTCAAGCTGTATACTTCATCAGTGCCAGGCCTTGCGTTTAGTTGAACTGTTGATTGATGAAACAATGTCAGCTACAGAAATATTACATAAGTGAAATCTGcaattattttctaaaattatttaaaactgcAGTTAAAAGGTGTGTCCTTCCCTGGTCATTGTCTCTCTTCCTCTCAGTATTTTGTTAAGCAATATCTTCAACCTGTAACACTTGTATAAACAAATGGCAACAATTTACAGTCTTTTTTGTGACAGATAGTAGACTGTTAGATCTGGTGGCTTtagggttaaaatattcttgtctcatctaaaattttctttttttttatagatcAAAGAGCAGTAGTTCAAGTAGCACCTCAAGCAGTTCTCGATCAAGGTAAATAAAGAATGCAGTTTTAGCAGTAACGCTAATTTGAGACATGGTATTTAATTTGTTACTAGCATGCACTGGTAGCGTGGCTACAATTAAGTTGCcacttttattgaaaaaaatagaaCAACGTTTTCAAAACGTCTCAATCAGGCTTGTGTTAACAAGGAGTGGAGAGTTCTTTGTTAAGAAAGATGTTGTTGAAATAGAAAACATTGTAAGTATATATCGAGATTCTGATGAGTGGAATGAATGGAGCAAGATTGGTGATAAGATTTTACATATTGAGTTAACTAAATGGGCTGATGCTATGTTAATTTCTCCACTGGGCGCAAATACATTGGCAAAGTTAGCCAATGGATTATGTGACAATTTGCTTACTTGTTTATGTCGAGCATGGAATTTTGAGaagccaattttttttgcacctgCTATGAATACATTTATGTGGAATCATCCAATTACAAAACAGCATACAGACACATTGATTGGTTGGGGATATGAAATGATTGCACCTATATCGAAAACATTAGCATGTGGTGATACTGGTATTGGTGCTATGGCAGAAGTAGACACTCTTGTAGAGCATTTAACAAAGTTATTTCATGACAGACCTTGCTAACATTTCACAACTTTTGTTTCTGTTGCTCAAATTAATTCCTATTAAAATTGTAATGTTGATATTCAGTGCTAAATATAGTGCAATTAATCTGTCATTGAGATTTTCTATTATTCTATTTTTGTTGTCCTTGATGTGCTGGTTGTAACAATTTATTAATACCGCATTCCTATGTGTGATGCTTTAAGTATTACCTTTTAAGGCTTGTGTGCCTATATTCTTACATCATTGCATGGCTCCTGTAAAAAAGCCCATAGTTTCTAAGAAGAAAACTGCAATCTTCTTTAATATTGCCTTCACAAGAAAATAAAAGTCTACAAATCATATTTATAAAACATGATGTGACACGTTAAATGTTTAAATCGGCATTTGAATGTCTGAACAAAAATCAAATTGCAAAACTTTCCAGGTTTCCACAACCAAGGCAAAAGAGTTATTCACAATTTTGATACACATTGCATGGGAgctgaaattattatttcacaggAACCTATTATGGTGGCATAGTAGTTATTCTAAAAAGCTAAAAATTTTGTAGGGAAATTAGTAAATTTCTTACATAACAGAGGGTCAAGACTAAATTACTTTACCAGTATAACATTAATACTCTTAGAATTTTACCTTTAATCActtcaattttttatgtttaggaGTAGATCAAGGTCACGTTCACACTCTCCACGTCGTCAATCATATTCCCGCTCGCCACGAAGGCGTTCTGGATCACCACGAAGACGTTCTCGCTCACCTCAGCAACATTCACGTTCACCTAGAAGACGCTCTAGGTCACCACGAAAACGTTCTCGCTCGCCTCATCGAAGATAAGGGAGATTCACTTTGTGGCAGATTGGTAGAGTAAGAACTATGCAAGCTGATAATAAAAACCCATTAAAGCTTGCTTTAGTTAAAGGAAATGACCCCTTCAAATTAGAGCTACCATATTACTAATTAAGAAAGCACTTTTCttgccattttttgtttttcaagaaAGGAAAAAAGTTGATAGCCATAGATAAGTTCCTAGTTTCTATTTTTTacctataagtttttttttcttggtaAGGTGTAAGGTATGTATCAAAAGTTTTGCCAAAtacccattaaaaatgaaatgaatTAATACTctaattatttttcttctttttttaggtAAAACACAAACAGTATGCGAGTCAGCCTAAGGCATtgaaaaagagctgtcaaagattttttattgttaCTGTAGAAAAACCAGTGTTCTTATAATTGAAGTTGTTATTCTTGTtgtctttttgtttttgattgctAACCTTAAAAAACTAACTAAACTAACAAAAAAAAGCTTACGGTCTATAGAAATGTCAGATTATCTAGATGACAAGTCATTTGATGGCGTCAATTTCAACTGTTTAGCATATACATATGAACATAAGCAATGGTTTGGAAAGATGAAGATGCTTTTACTGGGTTGGGAGCTTCTTTTAAAgtagaatttcttttttttttcactcaGTTCATCTATACTAAATAGGGTAGAATGTGATTAACCGTGTCATCACACAGAGAAGGTAAAATTCTCATCAAAGTGATTGAAGTTTAACAAGATAATAATGAAGATGCGTTATATTATCCAAAATTGTTGATTTTGTTTGCCTTGTATTTCAATTGGGGTTGCTGGTGCCAGAAAGCATCAGAAAGTCATCAGCAAGTTTCTTTTACATCAGGAGTTTTTAATGATTGTCTGTTTATGTTAAGCATACGATTCATATTTTGCAATAAATGCACTTATATCAAAAAGATGATTCGTTCTAATTATTTCAGTGTTCCTTTTGTAATTATCTTTTTTGTTGACTTGACTTGACAAGTGCAAGAATTATTATTCAATTTCTAActtttagaaacatttttactaGCCTCAGTGGAGGTATAATATTTCATAAGTATCACggaaaagtaacattctttttttaatttttgtggcCGCACTGTTGTAAATGAAACTCAGGATAGTTGAATTGTGTGTAGATATATTTCAAAACTTATTAATTATTTAGAACCTAGGCACATCATTATGgttctttaaaaaatgtagTCATGACTGCCATACAAGGATTCTGTAGAATATGTGACAGTGAGAAGAACACTCCAAAAGGAAAGGAGAAGTACACCATATCAGAAAACCAAGTAACATACAATTCGACTAGTTATAcctttaataaagttttttacaaACCAAAAAGATATAACGAAATATACGCAGCATGTCTGGAAGATTTGGAAAGATATTTCTTAAGTGGATATAAcaccttgtttttatttttgggtGCTGTCAAAAGTCAGTTGCTGCACAGTGATAAAGGACTATTAAGTTACATAATTGAGCAAATATACAATGCTTTTTCTAAACAATGCAAAGCTAAAGAGGGTAAAAAATCATCAACTTTATCATCGAACAGGAAAGATGAGATTCTAATCAGAGTGATTGAAGTTCAACAAGATAATATTAAAGATTTGTTATGTTTGCCGAAAGTATCTGCTCGTAACAAGTCATTATCTGGAAGGGACTCATCAACTAAACATACTGATTCTATTCCCACATTGGAAACGCCGTCTCCAGTTGAAGGTAGATTGACAGACAGATATTAAATACTAAATTATTGGAATATTAATTTACTCTGGCAAGAGCTGGCTTAATTGTTTTATATCCAGTAAACTAATAAAATTTTCCCATTTTGGTTAAAaatattgcatatttttttcccaTCAACAATTTCCTTATAGGTGTACAAGTTATAATTTCACTGGTTTAGGTAATGTTCAAGTTGTGGAAGATGATTTTAATGGCATCATGATAGAGAATGCAAAAGTGTTATCTTTGGGTACTCTATCGTCAACAGTTTTACTGAGCTCACTTCAAGAGTCTTTACATCAATCTGAAATTTCTAAGGATAGCACTACATCAAATCTCATCATTGAGCTTGCTCTCCAAAAGGTAAAATATTTCATGCTTTGTGGGTTGTTGTTTTAACAAGGATAGAACAAATATCCAGTACAAATTGATAGATATCAAGCTAGACCAAAAAATCAGGCAGTTTTCATTACCTTAAGTATTGATGATGAATGTTGATTTATAACAGACAAGATTGAAGCTAGCTAGAGTCTAAAATCATTTAAACCTTGAgtattttaatttgcttttagaTTGTTGATGGATTTGATATTCCTGTTTCTTCCTGGTTTCGCTTTATATGCCTACCAGCTGCTTCCAATGAGAATGAGCAGTTTGTGAGCTCTGTAGATGTGCTTGAATCTTTTATAAGGCTGGCAACACCTCATGCTTATGATTCTGTCAACaggtaaataaaaatgtttgaacATTTAAGGGTGTGTTTTCACTTTAATGTGAAGTGCTGGAATATCTTAAACATTATTTAACTCTAAAAACAATTGAtaattttatagcttttatttAGATCACATGTTACAGTGAAGATGTTGTCTGATATGATCGGAGGGAACTGCATAACTAATTTCATGTTATTAATGGAACCATACGTTTCGATGAGTAATAAACATTCTCTTGAAACAGCAACAAAGCTCTGTAAACTTTACAATTATCCAGTGGATAACTCGCCACATATGAaggtaaaaattgataaaataagGACTTTATGTCAGTACTTGGAATAGAAGAGGATCTTTTTAGGATTTCTCAAAATAACTTTTCACTTCACttgaaattaaatattaaatagtCCCAGCAAATTTGATACTATTGATATTTTCGCACCAGATAAGTAGAGAGAGCatcaattctatttttttatgaacaataaaattaatgtcATTGAGAAAAGAGtggtataataaaaaaaaaacacattttttttacctaaaacAGTCAGATAGATAAAGCTTATTTTGTTGGTTGTTaagtaattttaacaaaaaacggTTTTACAGAGTTTATTGCGACAGTACCGAATCAAAATCAAAGCTCTGCAAAGAAATTTatcaaagaataaaaacattgatGATGCTTTTATAgaagaattaaaagaaaaaatagcacATCTTGATCAGGAAAATAAGCAACTGCAcaatgaaaaagaaaacttgGAAAACATGATGAGTGACGTAAAGGAAAAATATAACAAGGCTGTTATTTCGCATGCTGATATTTCATCAAAAAATGTCTTTTCTACGGAAGAAAAGCTGAAGGTATAGTTGTCTTATGTACAAAGATAACATTCTCAATATAACTTACTGATATTGTTTTAAATCTAAGAACTATTTGTTTATTGGCTATGAGAACTGACCCCTGCAAGGGGTAACCAAAAACTcttttcaaaaagttttatcATTTCCCTTTTTAAATGAATAGGAATGTGatccttttaaaaaattctgatgATATTGTGAGTGAGATTAAAAGTATACTATTTTTAGATGTCGAAAGAAGCAATCGAACTGCGTATCCATACTAACAAAATTCAACAAGAGGCAGAGACACAGTTTTTTGAGTTGAAAAATAAGGTATTTTGACCTTCCTTTTCTTGGGCAGACCACAAGAGATTTATTTTGTCTTTACATAAGAAATCGAAGACATCAGTGTTGTCTGCTATGCACAGCTTATATTGCCATATGTAATATTTGCATGTAATATTTGGTGtgcttttttgacttttttctgaatatggaattttgttttttgttttaattcaaATTGAACAATAATTCTAAGATTTTATGTCATGACAATCAAGGACTCTATAGCAATTGTTGTACTTATCTTTCCTCTTTTTAGTTACTGGTTGAACAGGAAAAAACCTCAAAACTTGAACGCCATTTAGCCTTCGAAAGAAAGGTGCATACCGATTTGAAAGAGAAATTTGATATTGTAAACAAGGACAAGAAAGATCTTCTTGAAGAATATATCAACTTAAAAGCGAACTATCAATCTGTGAAGACTCGATATCAGCAAGAGGTTAGCTAGATAACTCTTTGTAGAAATGTGCTAATGTTTACGTCTGTTTCAGAAATTTGAATTCTAATGAATAACTTAGgcgatatttttatttatgccAACTCTCACATAATCGTAGTGTGTCCTGCACAAAACATGAGCACAATCGATAATCTATTTAGAgacgaattttttatcttttaaacaaCTGTTTTGACACTTGATAGCCCACGTACATGCAAAATAAACTTATAGGTTAGCTATCAATAACACATGTAAAAAGGCAAATTTAATGAAAAGTTGGCCAACGCAGGATACCTAAAAACACTTAGTGTGTGCTTTTAATtttctggaaaaaaaatttatcattcaGTCAAAAGCTGTTTCATGATTGTGGTTTCATTTGCTAAATATTCAGCTGTAATCACAGCCTGTCCCAAACAATGGTACTGCCACCTTTGGAATTGTGTTTGACTAAGTATTAAAACAAACACTATAATACATCTTTGCATAAGGATGGGTAATTCACAAAACTTCTATCAATAATAACTATTAGCAAGTAATTCGGaagatataaaaacttgaatttgCAGTGGGCACTTAATGCTGTTCCCAATACTAAATAATGTTATGATCCTTGGTTTATTGCTAGTTACTTGCAAGTATGTAAATTGGCTAGCCTTATTATTTTCTCCATTCCTTAAATAGCTCACAAtattaacagtatttttttaaaaaattgtttataacaACTTTTGCAAGTTTTCTTCCAACCTATTTGCATTGTTGTATAAGCACGTAAATGAGAAAAGAAATTCAAGGTACGTACCAATAGCTAGGTGTGATGTTTTTGAATAAAGACATCCAAACTTGTCTTGTTCCTGCCTCCAGTTATAACTTGAAAAGTTATGCACCAAGCAGCTTTTTGATTTTCACCAgcaaaggcggaatctttaatatcgcctGAGGACGCccaaaacttatccaggctaaagcccAAGTCCTCGAGTTGACAGATTTATTTctagttttaagccaataagaatcctaacagtacaacaaattgttttattatccaatgaacaatactttattttaaagtttatatgctatcgagTGTTAAAGCTcatgcagtgtagcataatgaagattgtCTTATAATgtgccatctttgatgttattaacgtttccctttaataattacgtcattttctTCTGTACTATTTTGCAAGCAcctagactaaagctatattcagcagaactaattaattattcatgaactttaatttaaagagaaattgttgaggctgaatatttttgtgaAAGATAATGCATTATAGCCATAAaattgtgacaagtgtgttataaaagaaaagttacCTTTCGTAAATGATTATGTAAGAAATAATTTgctgccacctttaaagatattttccaagctgtttttcagagaaaaagagaaaatacataaattttcagtTGGTTTACACATCTGATgtgggaaaaaaaattaaaaatgcagaGAATTTTTATATGATAATTTATGCTTATGTTGGCTATTTAATTTATGCattcttttatatattattaagtAACATGTGCAAATACTAAGGTGTCTTACTCTTAATGTGTCGCCTAGTGGTTATGAAGTTTGCTTCGTAATGTAAAGGTTGGTGCTTCATGACATAGCGCGGCCATGTTTGAcaagtgcctttaccacagctacgtgtcaacccatgccatgttaGGAAAATTTTGTAGGCAATGTCGGTGTAtactaatgtatacattcacaACACAGGACTGAcatgataacagtgtttccaacactaaaCTGACTATATCCTATATTTATCCCGGTTGCATGTTTACTAGTATTACTTGCGATATTTCTTTTACAGAAATCTACAAATGAAGGGCTAAATGAAATGGTCTGCAAATTGTCagagataaaagaaaaaatggatGTTGAGAAAACAGATTTACAGTGTCAGCAAATCAAGGTAGGTCAGAAGTAGCAAAaagcagaaataattggaataaaaagaaagaaaagcaaTAATAATGTTACCTGTTGCTACCTTATGTTACTATGGGGCtgcttaaatgtaaaaaatgttaacaacctcatgtttaaataataaagacaaCTTAGTCTTTAATTGAAAAAACTACACATAATAAAAAACTGAGCACTAAGTGCCTAAACCTTAATTTATctttttcaccaaaaaattATTCATGATGGAAAAACAATATAACAAGATCTCAATCacgtgaaatttatttttttgttttagcatTTTAATGAACAGCTTCATAAGTTGAAATTAGCATTATCAAATAACAAGAAACAGGTAAATCTTTGAAGTTGTTTACGGGTAACAGAGTCAATTTTACATACATGAATACCatattgtttgtttgtgtttcaTAAAGTCACCTGATTTATTTACATTGGCGCACTGTGGATATAGAAATGGATCCTTTAGTTAGatcgaac encodes the following:
- the LOC130630734 gene encoding uncharacterized protein LOC130630734, whose amino-acid sequence is MVFNLLLACTGSVATIKLPLLLKKIEQRFQNVSIRLVLTRSGEFFVKKDVVEIENIVSIYRDSDEWNEWSKIGDKILHIELTKWADAMLISPLGANTLAKLANGLCDNLLTCLCRAWNFEKPIFFAPAMNTFMWNHPITKQHTDTLIGWGYEMIAPISKTLACGDTGIGAMAEVDTLVEHLTKLFHDRPC
- the LOC130630732 gene encoding uncharacterized protein LOC130630732 isoform X4; its protein translation is MTAIQGFCRICDSEKNTPKGKEKYTISENQVTYNSTSYTFNKVFYKPKRYNEIYAACLEDLERYFLSGYNTLFLFLGAVKSQLLHSDKGLLSYIIEQIYNAFSKQCKAKEGKKSSTLSSNRKDEILIRVIEVQQDNIKDLLCLPKVSARNKSLSGRDSSTKHTDSIPTLETPSPVEGNVQVVEDDFNGIMIENAKVLSLGTLSSTVLLSSLQESLHQSEISKDSTTSNLIIELALQKIVDGFDIPVSSWFRFICLPAASNENEQFVSSVDVLESFIRLATPHAYDSVNRSHVTVKMLSDMIGGNCITNFMLLMEPYVSMSNKHSLETATKLCKLYNYPVDNSPHMKSLLRQYRIKIKALQRNLSKNKNIDDAFIEELKEKIAHLDQENKQLHNEKENLENMMSDVKEKYNKAVISHADISSKNVFSTEEKLKMSKEAIELRIHTNKIQQEAETQFFELKNKLLVEQEKTSKLERHLAFERKVHTDLKEKFDIVNKDKKDLLEEYINLKANYQSVKTRYQQEKSTNEGLNEMVCKLSEIKEKMDVEKTDLQCQQIKHFNEQLHKLKLALSNNKKQVEVEENESLLKNFVDHDEVSDNYMKQLQEKHHKELQSLENLIFSLKKKLVQSEETIFTYQRKLAQTTSKMLIMKDEKEFVDTKLSDVELKFKNLSHEYRTRLHQYISDLKNFVSGNSNDNTNKAYIESLDNMIKDLQTAFDNEVKTYYTKLEEEKKTSQMIVVLHEKLLIAYSIGWFTSCCSKRR
- the LOC130630732 gene encoding coiled-coil domain-containing protein 78-like isoform X3 — encoded protein: MTAIQGFCRICDSEKNTPKGKEKYTISENQVTYNSTSYTFNKVFYKPKRYNEIYAACLEDLERYFLSGYNTLFLFLGAVKSQLLHSDKGLLSYIIEQIYNAFSKQCKAKEGKKSSTLSSNRKDEILIRVIEVQQDNIKDLLCLPKVSARNKSLSGRDSSTKHTDSIPTLETPSPVEGNVQVVEDDFNGIMIENAKVLSLGTLSSTVLLSSLQESLHQSEISKDSTTSNLIIELALQKIVDGFDIPVSSWFRFICLPAASNENEQFVSSVDVLESFIRLATPHAYDSVNRSHVTVKMLSDMIGGNCITNFMLLMEPYVSMSNKHSLETATKLCKLYNYPVDNSPHMKSLLRQYRIKIKALQRNLSKNKNIDDAFIEELKEKIAHLDQENKQLHNEKENLENMMSDVKEKYNKAVISHADISSKNVFSTEEKLKMSKEAIELRIHTNKIQQEAETQFFELKNKLLVEQEKTSKLERHLAFERKVHTDLKEKFDIVNKDKKDLLEEYINLKANYQSVKTRYQQEKSTNEGLNEMVCKLSEIKEKMDVEKTDLQCQQIKHFNEQLHKLKLALSNNKKQVEVEENESLLKNFVDHDEVSDNYMKQLQEKHHKELQSLENLIFSLKKKLVQSEETIFTYQRKLAQTTSKMLIMKDEKEFVDTKLSDVELKFKNLSHEYRTRLHQYISDLKNFVSGNSNDNTNKAYIESLDNMIKDLQTAFDNEVKTYYTKLEEEKKTSQMIVVLHEKLLIAYRMVYKLLFQEKMSSGNIFRLLLKNQTEDYNEQDASSYEILLPPDEEIQTIYTKERNELRTKLCIAEEKVKDLQENLSVLKQHIKEQELNGSFGESNVGDIWNGVRKKVRDFTTTVQHNLEKERAELLTRCHLAEQQLETYQEMMEENHKRVYILWFFT
- the LOC130630732 gene encoding coiled-coil domain-containing protein 78-like isoform X1, with the protein product MTAIQGFCRICDSEKNTPKGKEKYTISENQVTYNSTSYTFNKVFYKPKRYNEIYAACLEDLERYFLSGYNTLFLFLGAVKSQLLHSDKGLLSYIIEQIYNAFSKQCKAKEGKKSSTLSSNRKDEILIRVIEVQQDNIKDLLCLPKVSARNKSLSGRDSSTKHTDSIPTLETPSPVEGNVQVVEDDFNGIMIENAKVLSLGTLSSTVLLSSLQESLHQSEISKDSTTSNLIIELALQKIVDGFDIPVSSWFRFICLPAASNENEQFVSSVDVLESFIRLATPHAYDSVNRSHVTVKMLSDMIGGNCITNFMLLMEPYVSMSNKHSLETATKLCKLYNYPVDNSPHMKSLLRQYRIKIKALQRNLSKNKNIDDAFIEELKEKIAHLDQENKQLHNEKENLENMMSDVKEKYNKAVISHADISSKNVFSTEEKLKMSKEAIELRIHTNKIQQEAETQFFELKNKLLVEQEKTSKLERHLAFERKVHTDLKEKFDIVNKDKKDLLEEYINLKANYQSVKTRYQQEKSTNEGLNEMVCKLSEIKEKMDVEKTDLQCQQIKHFNEQLHKLKLALSNNKKQVEVEENESLLKNFVDHDEVSDNYMKQLQEKHHKELQSLENLIFSLKKKLVQSEETIFTYQRKLAQTTSKMLIMKDEKEFVDTKLSDVELKFKNLSHEYRTRLHQYISDLKNFVSGNSNDNTNKAYIESLDNMIKDLQTAFDNEVKTYYTKLEEEKKTSQMIVVLHEKLLIAYRMVYKLLFQEKMSSGNIFRLLLKNQTEDYNEQDASSYEILLPPDEEIQTIYTKERNELRTKLCIAEEKVKDLQENLSVLKQHIKEQELNGSFGESNVGDIWNGVRKKVRDFTTTVQHNLEKERAELLTRCHLAEQQLETYQEMMEENHKRYQIEISHLQHLLSERQHERYVQNNLLAIEDGNGGVLPPIHPSNFRYNQYSKR
- the LOC130630732 gene encoding coiled-coil domain-containing protein 78-like isoform X2, which encodes MTAIQGFCRICDSEKNTPKGKEKYTISENQVTYNSTSYTFNKVFYKPKRYNEIYAACLEDLERYFLSGYNTLFLFLGAVKSQLLHSDKGLLSYIIEQIYNAFSKQCKAKEGKKSSTLSSNRKDEILIRVIEVQQDNIKDLLCLPKVSARNKSLSGRDSSTKHTDSIPTLETPSPVEGNVQVVEDDFNGIMIENAKVLSLGTLSSTVLLSSLQESLHQSEISKDSTTSNLIIELALQKIVDGFDIPVSSWFRFICLPAASNENEQFVSSVDVLESFIRLATPHAYDSVNRSHVTVKMLSDMIGGNCITNFMLLMEPYVSMSNKHSLETATKLCKLYNYPVDNSPHMKSLLRQYRIKIKALQRNLSKNKNIDDAFIEELKEKIAHLDQENKQLHNEKENLENMMSDVKEKYNKAVISHADISSKNVFSTEEKLKMSKEAIELRIHTNKIQQEAETQFFELKNKLLVEQEKTSKLERHLAFERKVHTDLKEKFDIVNKDKKDLLEEYINLKANYQSVKTRYQQEKSTNEGLNEMVCKLSEIKEKMDVEKTDLQCQQIKHFNEQLHKLKLALSNNKKQVEVEENESLLKNFVDHDEVSDNYMKQLQEKHHKELQSLENLIFSLKKKLVQSEETIFTYQRKLAQTTSKMLIMKDEKEFVDTKLSDVELKFKNLSHEYRTRLHQYISDLKNFVSGNSNDNTNKAYIESLDNMIKDLQTAFDNEVKTYYTKLEEEKKTSQMIVVLHEKLLIAYRLLLKNQTEDYNEQDASSYEILLPPDEEIQTIYTKERNELRTKLCIAEEKVKDLQENLSVLKQHIKEQELNGSFGESNVGDIWNGVRKKVRDFTTTVQHNLEKERAELLTRCHLAEQQLETYQEMMEENHKRYQIEISHLQHLLSERQHERYVQNNLLAIEDGNGGVLPPIHPSNFRYNQYSKR